One window from the genome of Glycine soja cultivar W05 chromosome 12, ASM419377v2, whole genome shotgun sequence encodes:
- the LOC114378420 gene encoding UDP-glycosyltransferase 79B30-like, protein MDAHAPSMHIAMFPWFAMGHFIPFLHLSNKLAKRGHKISFFTPRRTQTKLQHLNLHPHHITFVPINVPHVDGLPHDAETTSDVPSSLFPLIATAMDSTEKHIELLLRELKPQIVFFDFQHWLPNITRSLGIKCIQYWILNPSTIAYLWNGPRQIQGGELTEVDLMKPPKGFPDSSIKLHAHELRFLAATRKLEFGSGVFLYDRLGLGSSLADAIGFKGCREIDGTYADYLEIVYRKPVLFSGPILPEPPNSTLEEKWVSWLEGFNPGSVVFCAYGSEGSLPENQFQELLLGLEQAGFPFLAALKPPNGFESIEEAMPKGFGERVQGRGIVDEGWVPQQLILGHRSVGCFITHCGAASVTEALVNKCQLVFLPRLGADHIINARMFSRKLKVGVEVEKGEEDGLFTKESVCKAVKTVMEDETEVGREVRENHAKLRNFLLRDNLESTCVDGFCQQLQDLL, encoded by the coding sequence ATGGATGCACACGCACCATCTATGCACATAGCAATGTTTCCATGGTTTGCCATGGGCCACTTCATCCCATTTCTTCACCTCTCCAACAAGTTAGCAAAGAGAGGCCACAAAATCTCCTTCTTCACCCCCAGAAGAACACAAACCAAACTACAACATCTCAACCTTCACCCACACCACATCACCTTTGTCCCCATCAATGTTCCTCACGTTGATGGTCTTCCTCACGATGCTGAAACCACTTCAGACGTGCCCTCCTCTTTGTTCCCACTTATTGCCACCGCTATGGATAGCACAGAGAAGCACATCGAACTTCTCCTAAGGGAACTGAAGCCACAAATTGTCTTCTTCGATTTCCAACATTGGTTACCAAACATAACACGAAGCTTGGGCATAAAGTGCATACAATACTGGatacttaatccatcaactataGCATACCTCTGGAACGGACCAAGGCAGATCCAAGGAGGAGAGTTAACCGAAGTTGATCTTATGAAGCCACCTAAGGGGTTCCCTGATTCATCCATCAAGCTTCATGCACATGAACTTCGATTCCTTGCTGCCACAAGAAAACTCGAGTTTGGAAGTGGTGTTTTCTTGTACGATCGCCTGGGCCTAGGTTCAAGCTTGGCAGATGCTATTGGATTCAAAGGTTGCAGAGAAATCGATGGTACATATGCTGACTATCTTGAAATCGTGTATAGAAAACCTGTTCTATTTTCAGGGCCTATTTTACCCGAGCCACCAAACTCTACTTTGGAGGAAAAATGGGTTTCATGGCTTGAAGGATTCAACCCTGGTTCTGTTGTTTTCTGTGCATATGGAAGCGAAGGCTCGTTACCGGAAAATCAGTTTCAAGAGTTGTTGCTTGGTCTGGAGCAAGCAGGTTTTCCATTTCTTGCAGCACTTAAGCCACCTAATGGGTTTGAATCTATTGAAGAAGCTATGCCAAAAGGGTTCGGAGAAAGGGTTCAAGGAAGAGGGATTGTAGATGAAGGTTGGGTGCCACAACAATTGATCTTAGGACACCGTTCTGTTGGGTGTTTCATAACACACTGTGGAGCTGCTTCTGTGACAGAGGCACTTGTGAATAAGTGTCAGTTGGTGTTCTTACCTAGGTTGGGTGCTGATCATATTATAAATGCAAGAATGTTTAGTAGAAAGTTGAAGGTTGGCGTGGAAGTAGAGAAAGGGGAAGAAGATGGGttgttcacaaaagaaagtGTATGCAAAGCTGTGAAGACTGTGATGGAAGATGAGACTGAGGTTGGAAGAGAAGTGAGAGAAAATCATGCCAAACTGAGGAACTTCTTACTAAGAGACAATTTAGAGTCGACGTGTGTTGATGGTTTCTGTCAACAACTTCAAGATTTGTTATAA
- the LOC114379147 gene encoding UDP-glycosyltransferase 79B30-like → MLLFFVQRQTTTKTEAAMDSASAAPLHVAIFPWFAMGHLTPILHLSNKLAQRGHRISFIVPKRTQTKLQHLNLHPHLITFVPITVPRVDGLPQDAETTSDIPFSLFPLLATALDRTEKDIELLLRELKPQFVFFDFQHWLPNLTRSLGIKSVAYFIVNPLSIAYLGNGPRQSQGRELTEVDFMEPPQGFPDDACIKFQPHELRFLVSTRKLEFGSGVFLYDRLHTSTCLADAIGFKGCREIEGPYAEYLETVYGKPVLLSGPLLPEPPNTTLEEKWVAWLGRFKPGSVIFCAYGSESPLPQNQFQELLLGLELTGFPFLAALKPPNGFVSIEEALPEGFSERVKGRGVACGGWVQQQLILEHPSVGCFITHCGAASVTEALVNKCQLVFLPRLGADHVINARMFSKKLKVGVEVEKGDEDGLFTKESVCKAVKTVMEDGNEVGRKVRENHAKLRNFLLSDSLESTCVDGFCQQLQDLL, encoded by the coding sequence ATGCTCTTATTCTTCGTTCAgagacaaacaacaacaaaaactgaAGCAGCCATGGATTCCGCAAGTGCAGCTCCTTTGCACGTAGCAATATTTCCATGGTTTGCCATGGGCCACCTAACCCCAATTCTTCACCTCTCCAACAAGCTTGCACAGAGAGGCCACAGAATCTCCTTCATAGTCCCCAAAAGAACACAAACCAAACTACAACACCTCAATCTTCACCCTCACCTCATCACCTTTGTCCCCATCACTGTTCCTCGAGTTGATGGTCTTCCTCAAGATGCTGAAACCACTTCAGACATACCCTTCTCTTTGTTCCCACTTCTCGCCACGGCTTTGGACCGCACCGAGAAAGACATCGAACTTCTCCTAAGGGAACTGAAAccacaatttgttttcttcgATTTCCAACATTGGCTGCCCAACCTGACTCGAAGCCTAGGCATCAAGAGTGTCGCGTATTTCATAGTTAATCCGTTATCAATAGCGTATCTCGGAAACGGACCAAGACAGAGCCAAGGAAGAGAATTAACTGAAGTTGATTTTATGGAACCCCCTCAGGGGTTCCCTGATGATGCATGCATAAAGTTTCAGCCACATGAACTTCGGTTCCTCGTTTCCACAAGGAAACTCGAGTTTGGAAGCGGCGTTTTTCTGTACGATCGGCTGCACACCAGTACATGCTTGGCAGATGCAATTGGATTCAAAGGTTGCAGAGAAATTGAAGGGCCATATGCGGAGTATCTTGAAACTGTGTATGGGAAGCCCGTTTTACTTTCAGGGCCTCTTTTACCTGAGCCACCAAACACTACTTTGGAGGAAAAATGGGTTGCATGGCTTGGGAGATTCAAACCTGGTTCTGTTATTTTCTGTGCATATGGAAGCGAAAGCCCGTTACCGCAAAATCAGTTTCAAGAGTTGTTGCTTGGTCTTGAACTTACAGGTTTTCCGTTTCTTGCAGCACTTAAGCCTCCTAATGGGTTTGTTTCTATCGAAGAAGCTTTGCCAGAAGGGTTCAGTGAAAGGGTTAAAGGAAGAGGGGTTGCATGTGGAGGTTGGGTGCAGCAACAATTGATCTTAGAACACCCTTCTGTTGGGTGTTTCATAACACACTGTGGAGCTGCTTCTGTGACAGAGGCACTTGTGAATAAGTGTCAGTTGGTGTTCTTACCTAGGTTGGGTGCTGATCATGTCATAAATGCAAGAATGTTTAGTAAAAAGTTGAAGGTTGGGGTGGAAGTAGAGAAAGGTGATGAAGATGGGttgttcacaaaagaaagtGTATGCAAAGCTGTGAAAACTGTGATGGAAGATGGGAATGAGGTTGGAAGAAAAGTGAGAGAAAATCATGCCAAACTGAGGAACTTCTTACTAAGCGACAGTTTAGAGTCGACGTGTGTTGATGGTTTCTGTCAACAACTTCAAGATTTGTTATAA